Genomic segment of Drosophila ananassae strain 14024-0371.13 chromosome 2L, ASM1763931v2, whole genome shotgun sequence:
GGGCTTCGACGGAGAATGCCATTTTGAACGTGGCTGTTGGGTGTTGGGTGTTTCGTGGCAATGACGTGGCAATTATCGGCAAGTTGGCAATTTACGGTGTACGGTTCGATTTCAATCGGTTTCGGGCACAGGATATCGGTTGGTGAGTGGAGCAAGCGCAGTTAAGAGTGTTtgtaatatttgtttttgattttatgtGAAAGAAAATagacaaaagaaaaaagattTTGTTATTACACAGATCGACGGACGGATCGACGACAGGAGCACGAGGCTCCGGCCGCAAGGATTCATTTGGTGGGTTAGCAAATGTACATGTTCTGGCGAGGGGCCCCGCCACATGGAGGGATCTCAAGGATCCCCCTGGGGAGCCCCCTTTTCAAGCGACATTTGAACAGCTTAGCTGGATGCGATGTTTAGTTATGGTTAGGTGagtggtgttttttttttgtttgtgagTAGTGTTTTTCTCAggcctttttttattttttattttacatttttttggcCTTTCCACCattatttttcccattttttctgtgtattttttaaaatctttttcttttgcttgttagttctttttttttagtattttgtTAAGCATTAATCCTTTTTTATTGGAATTGCTCCTTTTTTAGTTGGAATTGCTCCTTTTTTAGTTGGAATTACTCCTTTTTTAGTTGGAATTACTCCTTTTTTAGTTGGAATTGCTCCTTTTTTAGATGgatttgctttttttgttttttgttttttttttttcattttttcataaaacaTTCTTAGAAACTAGGTGGTGGAGTGCAAGGACTATAAGGTATGAGGCTGGCTTACGCCTAGACCGGGAAAAGGATCTGTTATACTCACTTTCAATTGACCGTTAGAAAGAAACAATGAAATTGTTAGGGTCCCTCTAAACAAGCTCTAAAAGAGTCGTCGACACAAGTTCCCTTTAAGCTGTAAGCAAAGAAGTGGAGAAGGCGCATTACTTATAGGCCCCACAGCTGGTTTATCGTAAAATAAGATTTATAAGTGCTCTTCAGTTACAATTAGAGATATTTTATTATGATATTTTTGCCACCCAAAAAGTTGCTTCCCTATTTGATAAGAGAACTCAAAGGCGTCGGCAaatagttgtttttttttcgcagaTACTCTTGGCTCTGGCCGGGCGAAAAGCTCTTTCAGAATTTCACAACAGGCCGCAGCAGAGGCAACAACAGCGAAGTGGCAGACCCATCAACAGGTCTCCGCGTCAGTGGTTTGGGGGCTGGGGACGCTAATCAGTGGTTGGCAACCGCCTCCCACCCCACTGGCTCCCCTCCCCTAACTCTGTTGTTGCATTTAGATAATTGAGCCAAGGGCTCGTGTCACTGCCTTATCTGCCTCGAATATCAGAAAATCGGGCGCTCCGCTAAAAACAACACCAGAAAGCAATTACCGGCTTGATGGAAAATTCCCCCCAAAAAGCACACGCGAGCTTTGGCTAATTACACACTAATAAATGTCACACGACACACACAGCAACACGACTAtataattaaatgattaaCAAACACAATAGAAAGAAACCCCCTTGTAGCCGATGGCAAGTGTAAACCTTAGATTTCTTTTTACATTTGTATCTGTGTCTGGGGTGTGACGTCAGCAACGAACTTAAGCGATTCAATATGGCGGTTTttcgaaagaaaaaaaacaataaagctcTTGTGAAATCTATACTACATATGGACATATATGCACTTTGGGCACTGCTCTATTGGAATTTAATGCGATTCGACATTGATTTTTGACTACTTACATAAACTTGGTGAATGTGTCTTCAAGCGCGGTGGTCTGGTTTTTAGAAAACCCGACCGAAAATTCACTTGTATTTTTTGCTACGCAGTTGGTTGGGTGGTTCCTCGCACCACCACTTGGGTATTTGGTCACGTCCGGCCGTTGCTCGGATCTGATGGATACTTCTACGCACTGACAAATGTCCAGTTGTTGCTCCGCAAAGAACAACAACGATTGCAAAATGTTCTATTCACTTGGTTTCCTGTCGGCAGGAATATATGCTTTACTACTATGGTATAAAGTCCCAATACTGTGTGGGTACTTGGTTGCAGAAACTGTGTTCACTGAGTGAGTCAACCGACCGCTTGTAGAAGTCACTACGAATTGAAATGTTCAGACCGTCGCTTGCAACCTACAAGCCAAAAACAGAATCGAAACTGTGCGATACCAGACCCAAAGTGAATTTCATTTGTTGTGAAATTCAAAAAGCACCCCAGTACCGGTTTGCCATAGCCAGATACTTTTGCTTATCGGTGTGTCGAGCTTTCTACACAcagatacatacatatgtacatccGTCAGATACATTTGCTGTAGAGCAGGACGGCTAATATAATTTCCCTGAGACAGCTGGCCTCTTTTTGAAGAAATGTCTTTACAAGTTGAAGGTCTTGGAATCGCCGGCCGGTGTTCCTTTTTAGACAAAACATTGTCAACACGTTCTACATAGTATAAGaatttgttttcaattttattttgaggcATATTCATTCTTTTATTAGTGGCATTTATGACATGAGTCATCGCTTGATtggggttttaaaaataaaaattacaaaggCATAGATACTTCTTTACTGACCTATGACAAAATTCACCAAGGTAGGAGATAGAGATCTATCTAAACAAGAATTCAAACTTGCAAActtttaatttgaaataaggaattttaaaacatttaaggTATACATAATTAAGGGACagttttgaataaaaaaacaacaagtcTCACCGATAAAATGGTATCTCGCTAGAATTTTGAACATATTATGACTAGATACATATAGTATTTATAAGATAATTCAACTTCATATCCTAATTATACATATTTcgtacaaatattaaatttaaattccttttaggacatttattttttaattaatttatttttttctgttgcaAAGAAGAACTGTTGCAGTGCtcttctgtttttttgtttgtagaGGACTGAAAGTCCTGGTTCCTAATGCGGTGGCTTTTGGGGTGGCTTTGATGTTTCGACTTTCAACCCctttatttaaatagtttttcttATTCGaaataaaagtatataaatTCAAAGACAATTCAAAATACGTTGTGAATTCGAAAAGGGGATTTTTCTTGTATCTCTATCCctttttagtaaaaaattgcaCTCCAACACAATCAAAAGTGGGAGCTTTCGTGTCAATGTATGAGTAACATCTTGTTTGAATGCTCAGATAAAAGCTTAGCAGATTCTCGGAATTAAACAGCTTTCAACCGACTACAAACCTACATATAATATGTACTTCAACCATCGGTTCATACATACATGAGCTTTCGGGTTGATAATTAAAGAAATCCATGAGTCATGCTGAAAAACAGAAATCACCAAAGTGCAAAAAGAGCTTCAGCTTGGAGCAGTTGGCGAACAAACTGCCATCATGTGATATTTGTAATGGGCCCAAAAATGCCAACAACAGGTACATTGCGTGGGTTTTTTCTTGTTTGGGCCACGTATGAGTTAAATCCGCCAAAAGCTAAGCGGCCTAAttgccattttaaaaatacacACTCCAGTGTGTTTAAATTCGTGGAAATTTTCCCCCCAAAAGGCGCAGCCACACGCTGACTTTCAAATGCTAATCTTCTGGTGCCGAGCTAGCACAGGCTGGCACGAGATCTTGGAAGCGAAGACCCACGCCAACAATGGCCAGTCTACACTGGCAAATtaccaaaagaaaaaaactttTGTGTATTTGTGCAGATGACCAAATTGCTAGCCGAAGGTGGGAAATATTAGGTGAAGGCAAGCGACTATTTGCCTTTTCACAATGACTGCGCAGTTTAGGCCCAAAAGGTTCCCCGAGATAGTGTTCATATGAATAGCTCCATAAGTTATCGGCGCATAAAGCTTCTTCCTTGTTCGATTTTCAATCTAATCTTTATGGCTCCTCAAGCTTCTTCCATATGCAACCtgaaatacatacatatgtacatatgtacatatgacTAATTGTGCCTACTTTTTTTAGTGACTAATATCCATGTATTCCATAtatggtttttaatttaaacttgATTGGTGCGCTTACTTCTGAAGACTGCCTAAGGGGGATTTTTagtttagaaattttaaaaaatcgatctttttttaaatttattttatgtctTCTTCgaagttaaataaaaaattatttaaaaaacggATAGTAAAAATAtctagtgttttttttttattaattgttaAAAAACCCAAATTTGAGCCACTAGACTAGAATACCCCCTTAAGCATTTTAGCTAAGTTTAAAATGATGTTCTTGAGGAATTATTAGCTTAATACACATcactttttttaaaagatgTCTCTGTGTATGTAAGCCTCTTAATTAAACcccaataaaatataaaataacatAAAATCTTTGACTTTATCTAAGCTGAATCATCTTGacatatttgcatatttatatTCTACGTAATATGTTTaatgttaaaataaatatgaaacaaCAACTTTTGTACTGTATTGGGCGACACAATATAAATACCCCTACTCAAATAGTTTTGGGTGGCTCTCCCTATCAATGTAACAATTACTATAGGCCTAATAAAGAGGGCTCGTCGGTGGGTCGACTTGTCGGCCTCGGTGGGGCGAATGTCAATGACACTCTTGGCAACAAGTTGCTACTGTAAGTGTGTAAGTGTTGCTAGGCTATACTATATGTTGCTATGAAAAGCATATAGCAACATGAATATGAAAATAGTATCTTAACATTGCAAACTAAAAGATAAAGTTataaaattgcattttaatgcTTACCCTCCATCATGGTGCTGCCCTGGTAAGCAGGTTCCAATGATGAGACAAAATTCACTGCTCCTTGATGTAAAATCTATGTGGTGGGTCCTCTGTTCCGGCGACTACCTCAAAAACGATAAAAACCAAAGCGGTGGCGGTAAATGGAGCCCCGAATAATATCGTAGCGCTTCTTTCGTAGCAACTTGGAGCGCTTCAGCTTTAGCTTGAGGATCTTTGTACCAGTAGGACCTGTCCCGAGAGTGGTGGTGGTATTGAAGCAATTGGTGCAGTGAATCTTGTTGTTATGCCAGCGACGCATACGCATACACATCAAAGTATTTAGCATGGgaacctgctgctgctgcgaatGTTGCACACACATGGGGAGGACAACAGGCGAATGTTGCATGACGTTGGGGCTCAGCTCGGTGAGACAGTTCTTCTCCTTCttcgctgttgttgttgtggcttTTGGCACCGCAGACACAGCGAACATAATATTCGGGCAACAAGCCTTTGAATCTAATATTATCAACACGATAGCACAATCTATTGCAGCTATAGGTGTTTAGTGTTTTCGTTTAAATTCGCAAATGTTAGTTCACACACGCTTATCTATACAGCATCTAGATACAACTCTTATCTCAGATACTAGTATAAAAGTAAATAGTTTGTAAATGGTTGGTTTTGTCACGAATGATTTATTGCGTCTCTTGGCAATTTTTCGCTTTGCACTTTGCACTCAAAATGGAGTTTTATTAATTTCCGGCACAAATGGAAATTATTGTTCTATGAATAAGAAATCTTTAAAACGATGTTCAGCTGATGATGCCATTAAGAATTATTAGGTTgggattattattatttgttgatttttgatttaatttggAAACGCACAATTTCACAAATTCCACGCTGATTTGCAAACACTTTCGGAAAGAGCTTTCGGATGGCGATTGGACTGACTGACTCAAAGTGTGTGGTTCTGTTCGTGGCGGCCGAAGTATTGTTACTAACTGACTCGACTGTGTGAGCTCTGGACGACTGCCGTCTGTCCGgggttaataaaaattttgctGACGTCGTTGTCGTTTCTCTACTCAGCACCCCTCCGGCCTGTATACCCTTCTCTTGGTCTGTGGACCAGAAGGTCTCTCACAGCTTGCGAGTCTATTTCAGTGGCCGTGCCCCCAAAACATGGGATTcctattatatttattattttaaggaCTAGGCCACATGAACATAATCATACACCTTTTCTAGTTATTTGAAATGTCGTCTTAATAATTTTGAACTGGTTTGGTTTAGTTTTAGGTGACTGAGAGAGGTGTGAAAAATGtatgattttaatatttaacccATGAAAATATTGCTATTATTCATACACTCAAATTAAACTATAGTCAcctatttatatttaaaataattgtatatattgaaaaatatatattttcaatacgATTCAAAAACTTGGATAATTTTATATACGTAAATCAGAAGCTATTCGAATAGTCGATGTCTAATTATCATATCCCTAAACACTGCCCTGGCTCGTGCCAAGCGGTACGAAATAATCGCATAGATAACGTTTTGGCCACACTGAGTCTTATCAAGTTCCGCCAAAAACAAGGCAGATAAGGGAGCCTAAAAAAGATTAAAGACAAatccatatttttataatatgcAAACATCAGTGCAATATTTGTCAGTTGCCCCGAACTTGTTTTGCTTTCAGAAAACGGTGGAGAGCCTGGAAAGTTTAACGAACGCTGGAGGAGATGGTGAAGCCGCCTATAGCCGATCTGAAATGTGTAGGGAACTTGTTTGGCGGCTTGCCGAGGGAACAATTGGCATGCAGCATTCGCGGCTGTTTCTCTCTTTTCCGAACTCGTTGCTACTCTCACTCTCTCCACAGATTGGCTGATGCAACACCTGCCACGTATTGCAACAGCTGGTTGGTGGCCTGCACAGCGGATTGCTCGGCCGGTTGCCAAAGTAAGAGGAAATCTCttggcaacatgttgccaaTCTGCACATCACGTGCTGCCAAGGAAAGCGTGGGAAAATACTCAGCATGTTGCTAAAGATTTCATTTTCAACCGAATGTTCTGGCAAAGTTACCCAAGCAAATGTCAACCGGGAATGGGCGGCAAAAAGGGGCCAAAACCTTAGCGACACTGAGCCGGCTAAAATTAGTCGGTGAATGATTCGTTTCGAAGGGTTGTCCACTTACATAACGCTCTAACGCTGGAGCTTTTCCATTGTGCCACATAATGGCGCACATACTATACATGGTATATGAAAGGCACATCCTATACAAACAGATATACTTTATATGCACATGTAGTACCGCACTTTGGGATTGGCGTAGGAACAGAAAACATTGACGTGTTTGCACTGGGCACTGGGCCTGCTTTTATCTTTTCTGAGTTGGGACACGATGCCATCTGAAAAGGCAACGTGTTGATCTGCTAATGGCCAATATCAGAAATTGATAATATGGATGCACATATGGGAGTACATACATATTATGGAAGTTATTATTACTATAATACCATATTATGggaaaattgaaacaaatagGCTTCTATTACACAGGCATatttttacctgctccataatatTTAGACTTTTGTGAACTAAagttcagaacaaacataggttgcaccacccacagtttccgtgGTACACTCACGGAAAAGAACCTCAGAAAAGAAATTGCGTTGAcacccatttttttttataatatataattttggaGAGGTAGTATTCAGTATGTAACaagtaaaattataaaattgaatcTAGCAgctaccatatctttggaatactcattcaaagttgaaatttcaaatttaatatgtttatatttttgtgaTTCCATGATTAAtgcccaaacatttttctaagaaagaaaaaattcttattgaaatcCGTAGaacataccatgttttaattttagatttaagaaaaagatCGGAAAAATtgtgttaaattttttatagttattaaattaaataagggTTTTGAATCCAATTAGTAGATAGTATCTACGAAGCCTGTAAAGCCTGTTACTTTTAAAGCGATgtttcgaaattaaaattatgaataaaattataatataaaatataaaattataaatatagtCTCTCTACAATAATCTTAATTTAAGCTAAAAACTAATTCGATTGCTTCTCTACAAAGTAGTTTGATTGGGCTTAAATAATAAGACCATTTAATTGCATAATTAAATTACGAAAGTTGCAACATTAAATCAAGCCAAACCTTTGAACgctcaattaaaattatactATTGATTACTAATAGTTAGTGTACTGCATCGGGTTAACTGTAGCGGGTGTCCACTATAGCCAAGTatcttccatagaaagtcGTTCAAAGTGAATGTGTACCTAGGCCGCGCTCCCGCTGAGCCATTATTGCGGTGAGAGCGTCGGATTAAAACTGGAAATGGAACTGAATGCGACTTAAGCAGAAACGGAGAAATGAGAGACCCGGCCTGTGCTTACTTAAAAAGTATGGGACTCACCTAAGCCAGACTTCAGTGCGGTGACGACGTCGAGAGGAATTGCCTTGTACTCTGGTTCGAGCTCAGATTCGTTTGTATTTGAATTGGATTTCTTGGATAATTTATTTACTGAGGATGGGGTTGCTTTCGTGCCTGCTACCGCTTCTGGTAATTGGAGCAGCCCACTCTACGCCCCGGAACGTACTCCTCCTCCTGGCGGACGACGCGGGCTTTGAGGCGGGTGCCTATCTGAACAAATTCTGCCAGACCCCGAACCTGGATGCTCTGGCCAAACGCGGACTACTCTTCAACAACGCCTTCACCTCGGTGAGCAGCTGCAGTCCCAGCCGCGCTCAGCTGCTGACCGGCCAGGCCAGTCACTCCAGCGGCATGTACGGCCTCCACCAGGGTGTTCACAACTTCAATGTTCTGCCAGACACCGGATCATTGCCCAATTGGCTCCGCGACCAAAGTGGCGGCCGCATCCTGACCGGAATCATTGGCAAGAAACATGTGGGTGCGGCTACCAATTTCAGATTCGATTTCGAGCAAACGGAGGAGCAGCACTCGATCAACCAGATCGGGCGCAATATCACCCGAATGAAGGAGTACGCCCGCCAGTTCCTAAAGCAAGCCAAGGATGAGCAGAAGCCCTTCTTCCTCCTGGTGGGCTTCCATGACCCCCATCGCTGTGGTCATATAACACCGCAATTTGGGGAGTTCTGCGAGCGATGGGGCAGCGGTGAGGAGGGAATGGGCAGCATTCCGGACTGGCATCCGATCTACTACGATTGGAGGAACCTGGAGGTGCCGCCTTGGCTGCCGGACACGGATGTAGTGCGCCAGGAACTGGCTGCTCAGTACATGACCATTTCTCGGCTGGACCAGGGAGTGGGTGTGATGCTCAAGGAACTGGAAAAGGCTGGTCTGGCTGGCGACACCCTTGTGATCTATACTTCCGACAACGGGCCA
This window contains:
- the LOC6505660 gene encoding N-sulphoglucosamine sulphohydrolase, whose protein sequence is MGLLSCLLPLLVIGAAHSTPRNVLLLLADDAGFEAGAYLNKFCQTPNLDALAKRGLLFNNAFTSVSSCSPSRAQLLTGQASHSSGMYGLHQGVHNFNVLPDTGSLPNWLRDQSGGRILTGIIGKKHVGAATNFRFDFEQTEEQHSINQIGRNITRMKEYARQFLKQAKDEQKPFFLLVGFHDPHRCGHITPQFGEFCERWGSGEEGMGSIPDWHPIYYDWRNLEVPPWLPDTDVVRQELAAQYMTISRLDQGVGVMLKELEKAGLAGDTLVIYTSDNGPPFPGGRTNLYEHGIRSPLIVSSPKAEDRRHETTAAMVSLLDIYPSVLDALQIPQPNDTKVSGKSILPVLKEEPPAKETDAVFGSHNYHEVTMAYPMRMVRSRRYKLIHNLNFWADFPIDQDFYTSPTFQQILNATINKTPFPWYRSLLQYYQRPEWELYDIKVDPLERNNLADKPKYSGTLKQLRQQLFDWQVATKDPWRCAPHAVLQEQGVFKEQPVCLTLGHEALKSSHKNRRILSQYEEYVVV